Proteins from a genomic interval of Tautonia rosea:
- the trmB gene encoding tRNA (guanosine(46)-N7)-methyltransferase TrmB, which produces MPRRRSPVDTTGTFFRLDQLQPPLNWPEFFGNEGPVEVEVGPGKGVYLAHAGAEQPETNFVGVELAKKYAALAAQRVVKAGLGNVRVVAGDAQKFLDEFVPDRSIEVLHVYFPDPWWKKRHRKRRVVNERFVARASKVVKVGGELRLMTDVEEYFRESVALISAHPGFEPIDESRVEAGDAWQIQTNFANKFRVEGRPFFGERYRVLATVEA; this is translated from the coding sequence ATGCCCCGACGCCGATCTCCCGTCGACACGACGGGGACTTTCTTCCGACTCGATCAATTGCAGCCTCCCTTGAACTGGCCCGAGTTTTTCGGCAATGAAGGGCCGGTCGAGGTGGAGGTTGGTCCGGGCAAGGGGGTGTATCTCGCCCATGCCGGCGCGGAGCAACCGGAGACGAACTTTGTTGGCGTTGAGCTGGCGAAGAAGTACGCAGCCCTGGCCGCCCAGCGTGTCGTGAAGGCGGGGCTCGGGAATGTCCGGGTCGTGGCTGGTGATGCGCAAAAATTCCTCGATGAGTTCGTGCCTGATCGGTCGATCGAGGTCCTGCACGTTTACTTCCCCGACCCCTGGTGGAAGAAGCGGCACCGCAAGCGACGGGTGGTCAACGAGCGGTTCGTTGCTCGGGCGTCGAAGGTGGTGAAGGTGGGAGGAGAGCTTCGCCTGATGACCGACGTCGAGGAGTATTTCCGGGAGAGTGTGGCCTTGATCTCCGCACATCCGGGGTTCGAGCCGATCGACGAGTCTCGGGTCGAGGCCGGCGACGCCTGGCAGATCCAGACGAACTTTGCCAATAAATTCCGGGTCGAGGGCCGGCCGTTCTTCGGCGAACGGTATCGGGTGCTCGCGACCGTCGAGGCTTGA
- a CDS encoding TIGR03067 domain-containing protein — protein sequence MIGFLRLVAVLLVIPASDNAPEQADDLARHQGTWAVERSVRDGKDGPVEVMKEIVRVVDGNRIVWKRSGDSFAATTFELDPDADPKTIDLIPEGGRNRGDRVLGIYRFDDDRLVICTADAGKARPTRFAAEQGDGQTLMTFRPVEAEATVP from the coding sequence ATGATCGGATTCCTTCGCCTCGTTGCCGTGCTTCTGGTGATCCCAGCATCGGACAACGCTCCCGAGCAGGCCGACGACCTGGCTCGCCATCAAGGGACCTGGGCCGTCGAGCGGTCGGTCCGGGATGGCAAGGACGGGCCGGTCGAGGTGATGAAGGAGATCGTCCGGGTAGTCGACGGAAACCGGATCGTCTGGAAACGCTCGGGCGATTCCTTCGCCGCAACAACGTTCGAGCTGGATCCAGACGCCGACCCGAAGACGATCGACCTGATTCCTGAAGGCGGGCGGAATCGGGGGGATCGGGTGCTTGGAATCTACCGGTTCGACGACGATCGGTTGGTCATTTGCACGGCGGATGCCGGCAAGGCTCGGCCGACTCGCTTCGCCGCGGAACAGGGAGACGGACAGACGCTGATGACCTTCCGGCCCGTCGAGGCCGAAGCCACCGTTCCTTGA
- a CDS encoding diacylglycerol/lipid kinase family protein, whose protein sequence is MVEDGPRPGSSDDRNHDAAPITTPRSSIIGPEFKASAWVGLIANANSGVGAGRDRVARLVRALKRKGLECRVAWSPADRLVMVDQASRSPSCRCLVAVGGDGTVSALINEHPTVPICVLPAGTENLFARHFGLSRHPEEAAETIAHGRAISLDLGAANDRRFALMAGIGFDAEIVTRHHLARVGHSQRVRPTSRVAYVEPVLRASFEYEFPTLTVRVEDPEPAEVFSGSIAFVFNLPSYALGLPIAPTAREDDGLLDLVVFRDPGPLAALHYLWLIFRGLHLDRPGVWHRRVRRVSVSSDVSIPVQLDGDPGGSINPSAPTPWTAQVLPRAVTLLVPASYSNSMLVS, encoded by the coding sequence ATGGTCGAGGACGGACCTCGCCCAGGATCTTCTGACGACCGCAACCACGACGCTGCCCCGATCACAACGCCTCGGTCCTCGATCATCGGTCCCGAATTCAAGGCGTCCGCCTGGGTTGGATTGATCGCCAACGCGAATTCCGGAGTCGGCGCGGGTCGCGATCGTGTGGCTCGCCTGGTTCGGGCCTTGAAGCGAAAAGGACTGGAGTGTCGTGTGGCATGGTCTCCGGCGGATCGGCTGGTCATGGTTGATCAGGCCTCGCGATCGCCGTCCTGTCGATGCCTCGTGGCGGTGGGAGGAGACGGCACGGTTTCAGCCCTGATCAACGAACACCCGACGGTGCCGATCTGCGTTCTGCCTGCCGGAACCGAGAATCTCTTTGCCCGCCATTTCGGCCTCTCTCGCCATCCCGAAGAGGCGGCCGAAACGATTGCTCACGGCAGAGCCATCAGCCTCGATCTTGGAGCTGCCAACGACCGGCGCTTCGCCTTGATGGCAGGCATCGGATTCGATGCCGAGATCGTCACCCGGCACCACCTGGCTCGGGTCGGTCATTCACAGCGGGTCCGGCCCACCAGTCGGGTGGCCTATGTCGAGCCGGTGCTTCGCGCGAGTTTTGAATACGAATTCCCGACCCTGACGGTCCGGGTCGAGGACCCTGAGCCTGCCGAGGTCTTCTCCGGTTCGATTGCCTTTGTCTTCAATCTGCCAAGTTATGCCCTCGGACTACCGATCGCTCCGACGGCCCGAGAGGACGACGGCTTGCTCGATCTGGTTGTCTTCCGAGACCCTGGCCCGCTGGCGGCCTTGCATTATCTCTGGCTGATTTTTCGGGGCCTGCACCTCGATCGCCCGGGGGTCTGGCACCGTCGGGTCCGTCGCGTCTCGGTCTCCTCCGACGTCTCCATCCCGGTTCAGCTCGACGGCGACCCCGGCGGATCGATCAATCCGAGCGCCCCGACTCCCTGGACGGCCCAGGTGTTGCCCCGCGCAGTGACTCTGCTCGTGCCTGCGAGTTATTCCAACTCGATGCTGGTCTCCTGA
- a CDS encoding sensor histidine kinase, translating to MPSPSNRSSGSSTELAALREEVETLRRQVVELQRVSALGVLAGSVCHELNNALMPVLNYAKLGQRSKDPEYRDRAFQKILDGANRATAIAGGILGLARPRADRKSVTDLVRLTDEVLLLVTKDLQKHRIVLDYKADGRPHSQTNPAQIQQVLLNLVINARQAMPEGGTLSIRVGSDRTGRRAELSIADTGTGIAPGDLRRIFEPFFTTKTGPDASGLGGTGLGLPVCREIVEAHHGRLRAESRPGKGSTFTLILPTCPAAAKQGAA from the coding sequence ATGCCGTCGCCATCGAACCGGTCTTCCGGATCGTCGACCGAGCTGGCTGCGCTGCGGGAGGAGGTCGAGACCCTCCGCCGACAGGTTGTCGAACTGCAGCGTGTCAGCGCTTTGGGAGTCCTGGCCGGAAGTGTCTGCCACGAGCTGAATAACGCGTTGATGCCGGTGCTCAACTACGCCAAGCTCGGCCAGCGAAGCAAGGACCCGGAGTACCGCGACCGCGCCTTCCAGAAAATTCTCGACGGAGCGAACCGAGCGACCGCCATCGCCGGCGGCATCCTCGGCCTGGCTCGCCCCCGGGCCGACCGCAAGAGCGTCACCGACCTGGTCCGTCTGACCGATGAGGTCCTGCTTCTTGTCACCAAGGACCTTCAAAAGCATCGGATCGTCCTCGACTACAAGGCCGACGGCCGACCCCACTCCCAGACCAATCCGGCTCAGATCCAGCAGGTCTTGCTTAACCTGGTCATCAATGCTCGACAGGCGATGCCCGAAGGCGGCACCCTGAGCATCCGGGTCGGCTCGGACAGGACCGGCCGACGCGCCGAGCTTTCCATCGCCGACACCGGAACCGGAATCGCCCCCGGAGACCTTCGACGCATCTTTGAACCCTTCTTCACAACCAAGACCGGCCCCGACGCCTCGGGCCTTGGCGGGACGGGGCTCGGATTGCCCGTCTGCCGAGAGATCGTCGAAGCTCATCACGGTCGGCTCCGGGCCGAGAGCCGTCCCGGCAAGGGCTCAACCTTCACCCTCATCCTTCCCACCTGTCCGGCCGCGGCCAAGCAAGGGGCGGCCTGA
- the kdsA gene encoding 3-deoxy-8-phosphooctulonate synthase encodes MSPPENPVSIGPSRIGRGQPLALIAGPCVIEPGDLTDRIADRLARLRDDLGIPVVFKASFDKANRTSKGSFRGPGVDEGLRTFERIKGATGLPVTTDVHESIQAEPVASVVDLLQIPAFLARQTDLLLACAETKRAVNVKKGQFMAPWDMEHVVAKLQAAGASRVLLTERGTTFGYGRLVNDFRAIPIMQKTGAPVVFDATHSVQLPSAGQGVTSGEREMVPFLARAAVAAGCDALFLEVHPKPEEALSDGPNALRLDDLEPLMRTCLRIRAAIEETSQPR; translated from the coding sequence GTGAGCCCCCCTGAGAATCCCGTGTCCATCGGCCCAAGCCGAATCGGCCGGGGGCAGCCCCTGGCCCTGATCGCTGGACCTTGCGTGATCGAGCCGGGCGACCTGACCGATCGGATCGCCGATCGCCTGGCGAGGCTCCGGGACGACCTGGGCATTCCAGTCGTCTTCAAGGCCTCGTTCGACAAGGCCAACCGCACGTCGAAGGGGAGCTTCCGAGGGCCAGGGGTCGACGAGGGCCTGCGGACCTTCGAGCGGATCAAAGGCGCAACCGGACTGCCGGTGACGACCGACGTGCATGAGTCGATCCAGGCCGAGCCGGTCGCCTCGGTTGTCGATTTGCTTCAGATTCCGGCCTTCCTCGCCCGGCAGACCGACCTGCTCCTTGCTTGCGCCGAGACGAAGCGCGCCGTGAACGTCAAGAAGGGGCAATTCATGGCTCCCTGGGACATGGAGCACGTCGTTGCCAAGCTTCAGGCGGCTGGGGCCTCCCGAGTCTTGCTGACCGAGCGGGGGACGACCTTCGGCTACGGACGCCTGGTCAACGACTTTCGGGCCATCCCGATCATGCAGAAGACCGGCGCTCCGGTGGTCTTCGACGCGACCCACTCGGTTCAGCTTCCGAGTGCCGGCCAGGGGGTCACAAGCGGAGAGCGGGAAATGGTCCCGTTTCTTGCTCGCGCGGCCGTGGCCGCCGGGTGTGATGCCCTCTTTCTGGAGGTGCACCCGAAACCTGAGGAGGCGCTTTCCGATGGACCCAACGCGCTTCGTCTCGACGATCTGGAACCCTTGATGCGCACTTGCCTTCGGATTCGAGCGGCCATCGAGGAGACCTCCCAACCCCGTTGA
- a CDS encoding tetratricopeptide repeat protein — protein MRRRSSRWQFLPIGLGLILGAMTLGCGGNDAPPRPLSGGSRDPGRADRSNGVASRGADAFRGVGMDAEMREALLRNVVTLLERAPLTPGGQNISIATANLNNYFKSNPDSDFQLPNETRAYLDEQLAESPFQTSDFENRAFELKDARHIEDCLLYHNIASRVAGPGSMFDRVGRLFDWTVQNVQLVPPEAPMPEALVAQGVNPVPARPYDVIIRGFGSEIPGDLWADRSWTFMALCRQIGVDVAMLGYPVDDAEEPYYWTCAALIDGTPYLFDTRIGLAIPGPDGQGIATLEQAATEAIVLDRLDLPAPSIPYATNAANLDTVRVYLDSSRGYFAPKMRLLQNDLAGANRMVLHRDPAEQRDAWASALGDRLDTVELWDLPLNVEYALFNDPAYVRAIQFVNFYFSPDFPLLGARLRQLRGDLADAKQEFTRARFRRVAGMEEAAQIPAEVRQEIQESIDLFSTYFLGLAQLDDTMPDQAINLFEQALKLPPTNARAVRGRPATLLRLGADSNLGKLYETKGEVARAIFSYSRSNTTPQSVGNLLRANALVFDDPFGPPPPPVDPPAIEPDEPEADTDTDTDTENGSATETDAETP, from the coding sequence GTGCGAAGGCGATCATCCCGCTGGCAATTCCTCCCGATCGGGCTGGGCCTGATCCTCGGCGCAATGACCCTCGGCTGCGGCGGCAACGACGCGCCTCCCCGCCCGTTGTCCGGAGGATCGCGCGATCCGGGCCGGGCGGACCGATCCAACGGCGTGGCCAGTCGAGGGGCCGATGCCTTCCGAGGGGTCGGCATGGACGCCGAAATGCGCGAGGCCTTGCTCCGCAACGTGGTGACCCTGCTTGAACGGGCCCCGCTGACTCCCGGCGGCCAGAATATCTCGATCGCCACCGCGAACCTGAATAACTACTTCAAGTCCAACCCCGACAGCGATTTCCAGCTCCCGAACGAGACCCGAGCGTACCTTGATGAGCAACTGGCCGAGTCTCCCTTTCAGACGAGCGATTTCGAGAATCGAGCCTTTGAGCTGAAGGACGCAAGGCACATTGAGGACTGCCTGCTCTACCACAACATCGCCTCTCGGGTCGCCGGGCCAGGCTCGATGTTCGACCGCGTGGGCAGGCTCTTTGACTGGACGGTCCAGAACGTCCAGCTCGTGCCCCCCGAAGCGCCGATGCCCGAGGCGCTGGTGGCTCAGGGGGTCAACCCGGTCCCTGCCCGGCCTTACGATGTGATCATCCGAGGTTTCGGCTCGGAGATTCCGGGCGATCTCTGGGCCGATCGCTCGTGGACGTTCATGGCCCTCTGCCGACAGATCGGGGTCGACGTGGCGATGCTCGGCTATCCGGTTGACGATGCTGAGGAGCCCTATTACTGGACCTGCGCCGCGTTGATCGACGGCACCCCCTATCTGTTTGACACCCGGATCGGCCTGGCCATTCCCGGCCCCGACGGCCAGGGAATCGCCACCCTCGAACAGGCCGCGACCGAGGCAATCGTTCTGGATCGTCTGGATCTGCCCGCCCCTTCGATTCCCTATGCGACGAATGCAGCCAATCTGGACACCGTCCGCGTGTACCTCGACTCCAGTCGGGGCTACTTTGCCCCCAAAATGCGGCTCCTGCAGAACGATCTGGCCGGAGCGAACCGGATGGTCCTGCATCGCGACCCCGCCGAGCAGCGAGACGCCTGGGCTTCGGCCCTTGGCGATCGGCTCGACACGGTCGAGCTGTGGGATCTGCCCTTGAATGTCGAGTACGCCCTGTTCAACGACCCGGCATATGTCCGGGCGATCCAGTTCGTCAACTTTTACTTCAGCCCCGACTTCCCGCTCCTGGGTGCTCGGCTCCGACAGCTTCGCGGCGACCTGGCCGACGCCAAGCAGGAATTCACCCGAGCCCGGTTCCGCCGGGTGGCCGGCATGGAAGAGGCCGCCCAGATTCCTGCCGAGGTTCGCCAGGAGATCCAGGAGTCGATCGACCTGTTCTCGACCTACTTCCTCGGCCTCGCTCAGCTCGACGACACCATGCCCGATCAGGCAATCAATCTGTTCGAGCAAGCCCTGAAGCTCCCCCCGACCAATGCCCGAGCCGTCCGGGGACGCCCGGCAACCTTGCTTCGACTCGGGGCCGACTCGAACCTCGGCAAGCTCTACGAGACCAAGGGAGAAGTCGCTCGCGCCATCTTCTCCTACTCCCGGAGCAACACCACGCCTCAGTCGGTCGGCAACTTGCTGCGGGCCAACGCGCTGGTCTTCGACGATCCGTTCGGCCCCCCTCCCCCGCCCGTTGATCCGCCTGCCATTGAACCGGATGAACCGGAAGCGGACACCGACACCGACACCGACACCGAGAACGGCTCTGCCACCGAGACCGACGCCGAAACGCCCTGA
- a CDS encoding TrkH family potassium uptake protein: MSPARRRRIYKWELDAAARTRRVSVWNVWEKITPEWLFIISFLTLIGIGTLGLRLLPFFYASGNPGLGWIDSLFMATSAVCVTGLIIVDTATYFSIWGKLWILLLIQFGGLGMITFTTVLIASLGGRPSLRQEAITASSREAVPTVDYRGLTRHVILFTLTFEALGAFVLALVWVPQFGIIAGVGHAIFHSISAFCNAGFSTFSDSVMSFQTWPITLSLLMILIVVGGLGFLTLEELWMNVRAWRARRGFRVSLHSKIVLMMTGLLLVSGWIGFAVLEWDNTLDTMPGWARPINALFMSVSPRTAGFNNVDYAEMTAGASFLTILLMFIGGAPGSTAGGLKVTTVALPGLLAWSRIRGQRVTGFLKRTVPEETIQRAVGLIVLGFALVTGGILLLVISEGSPPERFLDAMFECVSAFDTVGLSRGITAELSSLGRLMMTALMFLGRVGLPTIASALTVAAYRPLGDFRYAQEDVVIG, encoded by the coding sequence GTGAGTCCGGCCCGCCGTCGTCGCATCTACAAGTGGGAGCTGGACGCCGCCGCTCGGACCCGGCGCGTCTCGGTCTGGAACGTCTGGGAGAAGATCACGCCCGAGTGGCTCTTTATCATCAGCTTCCTGACCCTCATCGGCATCGGGACCCTCGGACTGCGCCTGCTTCCCTTTTTCTACGCGTCTGGAAACCCGGGCCTGGGGTGGATTGATTCGCTGTTTATGGCAACCAGTGCGGTCTGTGTCACCGGCCTGATCATCGTGGACACGGCGACGTACTTCTCGATCTGGGGGAAGCTCTGGATCCTGCTCTTGATCCAGTTCGGCGGCCTGGGAATGATCACCTTCACCACGGTCCTTATCGCTTCACTCGGAGGGCGTCCGTCGCTCCGCCAGGAAGCGATCACCGCAAGTTCTCGCGAGGCGGTTCCCACCGTCGATTATCGGGGTCTGACCCGTCACGTCATCCTTTTTACCTTGACCTTTGAGGCGCTGGGAGCCTTCGTGCTGGCCCTGGTCTGGGTGCCTCAGTTCGGGATCATCGCGGGAGTCGGACACGCGATCTTTCACTCGATCAGTGCCTTTTGCAACGCCGGATTCTCGACCTTCAGCGACTCGGTGATGAGCTTCCAGACCTGGCCGATCACACTTAGCCTGTTGATGATCCTCATCGTCGTCGGCGGACTCGGGTTCTTGACGCTCGAAGAACTCTGGATGAACGTTCGAGCCTGGCGAGCGCGTCGAGGCTTCCGCGTCTCCTTGCATTCGAAGATCGTGCTGATGATGACCGGCTTGCTCTTGGTCAGCGGTTGGATCGGCTTTGCCGTCTTGGAGTGGGACAACACGCTCGACACCATGCCCGGATGGGCCCGACCGATCAACGCCCTGTTCATGAGCGTGAGCCCGAGAACCGCCGGCTTCAATAATGTTGATTATGCCGAGATGACCGCCGGCGCGAGCTTTCTGACGATTCTGCTGATGTTCATCGGAGGCGCCCCCGGCTCGACCGCCGGAGGGTTGAAGGTCACGACCGTCGCCTTGCCCGGCTTGCTGGCCTGGTCCCGGATCAGGGGGCAGCGGGTGACCGGATTTCTCAAGCGCACCGTGCCGGAAGAAACGATCCAGCGGGCCGTCGGCCTGATTGTGTTGGGCTTTGCCCTCGTGACCGGTGGCATCCTTCTGCTCGTCATCAGCGAGGGGAGCCCCCCGGAGCGGTTCCTCGACGCCATGTTCGAATGTGTCAGTGCGTTCGATACGGTCGGCCTGAGTCGGGGAATCACGGCCGAGCTGAGCAGCCTCGGCAGGCTCATGATGACGGCCCTGATGTTCCTCGGCCGTGTCGGCCTGCCGACAATCGCCTCGGCCTTGACCGTCGCGGCCTATCGTCCGCTGGGCGATTTCCGATACGCTCAGGAAGATGTCGTCATCGGCTGA
- a CDS encoding 3-dehydroquinate synthase — MTTPIDPSERLDVPFSAPFVHRLRMTRDVLGDDSEVLAELLEPSGDRLARVQFWVDGPVAEARPGLLDALSSFAHRYADRLHVVGDPIFVTGGEGIKNDIQGLEQMLRAFNEADLDRRSYIVVIGGGAVLDAVGFAAAIAHRGIRLVRLPTTTLAQADSGVGVKNAVNLFGKKNWLGAFAVPWAVVNDEALLESLPDRDYVSGFSEAVKVSLLKDPDAFDRLCQNAARIRRRDPEASRSAIRDSVRMHLNHITRGGDPFEALEARPLDFGHWSAHKLEPLSGFSLRHGEAVGIGVAIDTVYSSIALGLDPLVADRVLQCLADLGLPLDDPALDETDHLFLGLEEFRQHLGGRLTLTMVPAVGRLIDVHEVDGDAMRSAIAQVRDRARSLGTPRVERTGAPIHPGGCAGQAKETGRRETLLWAGR; from the coding sequence ATGACGACCCCGATCGACCCCTCGGAACGGCTCGATGTGCCGTTCTCGGCTCCGTTCGTGCATCGCTTGCGGATGACCCGAGACGTGCTTGGTGACGATTCCGAAGTGCTCGCCGAACTGCTAGAGCCTTCTGGAGACCGGCTCGCCCGCGTCCAGTTCTGGGTTGATGGCCCGGTCGCCGAGGCCCGGCCAGGACTGCTCGACGCGCTTAGCTCCTTCGCCCATCGCTACGCCGATCGGCTCCACGTTGTGGGCGACCCGATCTTCGTGACCGGTGGCGAAGGGATCAAGAACGATATTCAGGGCCTGGAGCAGATGCTCCGCGCGTTCAATGAGGCCGATCTCGATCGCCGCAGCTACATTGTGGTAATCGGCGGTGGCGCCGTCCTCGATGCCGTCGGCTTCGCCGCGGCGATCGCCCACCGAGGGATCCGCCTCGTTCGGTTGCCAACCACCACGCTCGCCCAGGCCGATTCGGGTGTCGGGGTGAAAAATGCCGTCAACCTCTTCGGCAAGAAAAACTGGCTTGGCGCATTCGCCGTCCCCTGGGCGGTGGTGAACGATGAGGCCTTGCTCGAATCGTTGCCCGATCGCGACTATGTTTCCGGCTTCTCCGAGGCGGTGAAAGTCTCCTTGCTCAAGGACCCGGATGCGTTCGATCGTCTTTGCCAGAACGCCGCCCGTATCCGCCGACGGGACCCTGAGGCTTCCCGATCCGCCATCCGAGACTCGGTCCGGATGCACCTGAACCACATCACCCGAGGGGGTGACCCCTTCGAGGCGCTCGAAGCCCGTCCGCTCGACTTCGGCCACTGGTCGGCCCACAAGCTTGAGCCGCTCAGCGGATTCTCCCTCCGCCACGGCGAAGCGGTTGGGATCGGCGTGGCGATCGACACGGTCTATTCCTCGATCGCGCTTGGCCTCGATCCGCTCGTGGCCGATCGCGTGCTCCAGTGTCTGGCCGATCTGGGCCTGCCGCTCGATGACCCCGCGCTGGACGAGACAGACCACCTGTTCCTTGGCCTGGAAGAGTTCCGCCAGCACCTCGGCGGTCGGCTGACCCTGACGATGGTTCCCGCAGTCGGCCGGCTGATCGACGTGCATGAAGTCGACGGCGACGCCATGCGATCAGCCATCGCTCAGGTTCGCGATCGCGCCCGAAGCCTCGGTACCCCCCGGGTCGAGCGCACCGGAGCCCCAATCCATCCTGGTGGTTGCGCAGGGCAGGCGAAGGAGACTGGCCGACGGGAGACCTTGCTCTGGGCAGGACGTTGA
- a CDS encoding isocitrate/isopropylmalate family dehydrogenase gives MRAAYTVTELLGDGIGPELSEAVHTLAEALPIDLHFEPVDLSLENRRARKGSIYDEAIASIETNRVALKHPTITAEESPNQILRRRLNLSVIHRPVYTLPGVPSNFRRELDVDIIRIATGGTYDDPGRMIGTSGAVSLRIVERQPVLEAARYAFNLARKTGKSVTSASKYTIQKATDGLFQEVAESVANEYPEVPHHSELFDALLAKLIMKPEPFQVILVLNEYGDFLSDMACGLAGSLGIGASANLAFDTSAVVRVALFDAAHGTAPDIAGKGLANPTAIFLAFSLLLYQLGEIRVGKAVKDGTLDLLRRGVRTGDLGGKESTQSFTAAVAAEVAERLS, from the coding sequence ATGCGAGCGGCGTACACGGTCACCGAGCTGCTGGGAGACGGCATCGGCCCCGAACTGTCGGAGGCCGTGCATACCCTGGCCGAGGCGCTTCCCATCGACCTGCACTTCGAGCCGGTCGATCTATCGCTGGAGAACCGAAGGGCACGCAAAGGGTCGATTTACGACGAGGCGATCGCCTCGATCGAGACCAACCGCGTCGCCCTGAAACACCCGACGATCACGGCCGAGGAAAGCCCCAATCAGATCCTCCGCCGACGCCTCAATCTTTCAGTCATCCATCGTCCTGTTTACACGCTGCCTGGGGTTCCCAGCAACTTCCGTCGCGAGCTGGATGTCGACATCATCCGGATCGCTACCGGAGGCACTTACGACGACCCCGGCCGAATGATCGGCACCAGCGGCGCCGTCAGCCTCCGGATCGTGGAACGCCAGCCGGTCCTCGAAGCCGCTCGATACGCCTTCAACCTTGCCCGCAAGACCGGCAAGAGCGTTACGAGTGCCTCGAAATACACGATTCAGAAGGCCACCGACGGCCTTTTTCAAGAGGTCGCCGAATCGGTGGCCAACGAATACCCCGAGGTTCCCCACCACTCCGAGCTGTTCGACGCCCTTTTGGCGAAGCTCATCATGAAGCCCGAGCCGTTTCAGGTGATCCTCGTCCTGAACGAGTATGGCGACTTTCTCTCGGACATGGCCTGCGGCCTGGCCGGATCGCTCGGCATCGGCGCCAGCGCCAACCTGGCGTTCGACACCTCGGCCGTGGTCCGGGTCGCGCTGTTCGACGCGGCACACGGCACCGCCCCCGACATCGCCGGCAAGGGGTTGGCCAACCCGACGGCGATCTTCCTTGCCTTCTCCCTGCTGCTGTATCAACTGGGCGAGATCCGGGTGGGCAAGGCGGTCAAGGATGGCACCCTTGACCTGCTCCGCCGCGGGGTCCGCACCGGAGACCTTGGGGGGAAGGAATCAACCCAGAGCTTCACCGCCGCCGTCGCTGCCGAGGTGGCCGAACGACTCTCCTGA
- a CDS encoding fumarylacetoacetate hydrolase family protein, with translation MRLLTVATERGPRACAERDGRYVDLNAADPAVPSSVRDLLAEGPEGLARARQAASTGSVSLDPKASRLLAPVPDPRKIICLGLNYRDHAIETGAKIPEEPILFSKYPTSLIGHEAPIQVPKVCHEVDYEAELVIVIGLPGRDIPASEAMDHVAGYAVGHDVSARDWQLRKPGGQWMSGKTFDTFAPVGPYLVTADEVPDPHSLGIRLRLNGRLMQDSSTSQLIFRVPETIAYLSQIMTLEPGDLIFTGTPPGVGMARKPPVWLKPGDVVEVEIDGLGTLRNSVEARP, from the coding sequence ATGCGTCTGCTAACCGTCGCTACGGAACGTGGCCCGAGGGCGTGCGCCGAGCGAGACGGCCGCTACGTCGATCTCAACGCCGCTGATCCGGCCGTTCCATCCTCCGTCCGCGACCTCCTTGCCGAGGGTCCTGAGGGCCTGGCCCGAGCCCGCCAGGCTGCCTCGACCGGCTCGGTGAGCCTTGATCCCAAAGCTTCGCGATTGCTGGCCCCGGTGCCCGACCCTCGCAAAATCATCTGCCTCGGCCTTAACTACCGCGACCACGCAATTGAGACCGGTGCGAAGATCCCCGAAGAGCCGATCCTCTTTAGCAAGTACCCGACCTCCTTGATTGGTCATGAGGCTCCGATCCAGGTGCCGAAAGTCTGCCATGAGGTCGATTACGAGGCCGAACTGGTCATTGTCATCGGCCTTCCCGGTCGGGACATTCCCGCCTCTGAAGCGATGGACCACGTCGCCGGCTATGCCGTCGGCCACGACGTTTCGGCCCGAGACTGGCAGCTGCGCAAGCCCGGCGGTCAGTGGATGTCTGGCAAGACGTTCGACACCTTTGCCCCCGTCGGTCCTTACCTCGTCACTGCCGACGAGGTTCCCGACCCCCACAGTCTGGGCATCCGGCTGCGACTCAACGGCCGCCTGATGCAGGACTCCAGCACCTCGCAACTGATCTTCCGGGTCCCCGAGACGATCGCCTACCTCTCCCAGATCATGACTCTCGAACCCGGCGACCTGATCTTTACCGGCACCCCTCCCGGCGTCGGCATGGCCCGCAAACCCCCCGTCTGGCTCAAGCCCGGCGACGTTGTCGAGGTTGAGATCGACGGCCTCGGCACCCTCCGTAACTCGGTCGAAGCGCGGCCGTGA